The DNA segment GGCGGTAAAGTTGTAGCTTCAATGATGCGTCAAGGTAAGGAAGGAGAATTCCGTTCTAACCTGCACAGGGGCGGAACAGCATCTGTTGTAAAAATCACTCCTGAAGAACGTTCTACTGCTGTCAGAGCTGCTAAAATTATGGGGCTTGGAGTTGCAGGTGTTGACCTGCTTCGCTCTAATCATGGCCCTGTCGTTATGGAAGTTAACTCCTCTCCCGGCCTTGAGGGAGTTGAAACAGCAACAGGAAAAGATATTGCAGGCATGATTATCGATCATATCGCGAAGAATGCATGCCCAGGCAATACCAGAACAAAAGGCAAGGGCTAACCCCTTACTTCATATAAACACAAAGAGGAGCTCTAAGAGCTCCTCTTTTTTTTGGGTGCTGAACCCACAGTCAGAATGCGTATTGGTAACAGCCAACAAGCCCTGCTAGTAATCCTTATCCCGCATTTTACGGGGCTCTTTGCGCCCGGATGACCAGCTGGCATCAAATTCGTCTAACCATAAGTCGTCTTCGGTAACAGTAGCAGAACGGATGGTGAGATAGTCATACTGACCTTCTTTACGGATGTAGCCCGATACATCAAGCCATTCACCGACATAAGATAACAGATTCAAACCACTGCGGTTTTCCTCAACAATATATCCGTCGTTTGATGTGGTAACTAGCATCAATCTTTCAGGCTCGTCACAACTTTTGATCCAAGGCTGCAATGTTCCGCTCAATTGAACTGTTTTCTGTTCACGACTCATAATGTTCTCCAAACTTATGATCCTGACAAACAGGTTCCCTGCACCCTTAAGAACAGGAGGTTACTTGTTCTTTGATAGGGGGCTTTTTTCGGGATGGTTAATTTTTGGGTGCTCCGGCAAAAAACCGGAGCACCAACCAGATCAGCACACAGTTAAGTACATCCACCGCTGGTAAGAGCCTTCCAGCATGAAACATAACCCAATAATGATCCCCGAAGGATATGAGCAAGAGGATCGGGGCAATTATGGCTATATCCCTCGCAATTGATGCTGTCGAATTCTTCATGCGTTGCTTCAAAGATTAATGAAGAATCCAGTGAGATGTAGTTAACAGCGGATATTTAAGGTCATACCTTACCGTCAGGTTCGGCATCCATCTCTATTGGAACGTCTCCACCTTCATAAATATCCATACTGGTAACGTTAAGTGCAGGTTCATCGTTTACGATGACATAGTCGCCAACAACTTCAACTTGTAGTCCCTCCAGCGTGGTATCAGTAATGTTTATAAGTAAAAGTTGGTACTCACCGTCATCGAGATACACACTTTCACCTTTAACCATAATGCTACCAACCAAGACTGCATGTGGCTCCACTACGTCGTATTCCTCTGCCCTGCATTCACCTATTACCAGCAGTGCCATTGTTACGCTTAAACATAGTGAGAAAACTTTTCTCATTTCATTTTCCTACTGTTAAAAAATTCAGATTTAACAAAAGGAATTACTCTTTTTACGTTGATTGTCTCAATATTGCCGTTACGGGTCACTAACCCTTCCAAAAGTATCGGTTCCCGTAAAAACTCCAGTAGCTGAATGTGTTGAGGAAGGTTTTCAACAACAACTTCTCGCTCACCGGCACACGCGATTGAAACTTTCAAAATATTGAAGTGCTCATCCCTTTCATAAGGAACCAGAACACCAAGTACTTTTTGCAGTACACCGCTTTGTTCTTGTCTAAAGGCATCCATATTGACACCTCACTGTATTTTTCCTTCACTAAGCATAGACAGTGCCAAAATAATAACATGTTAATTTTAATCACTTTTTCAAAGCAGTACATAAAAAAAAGGAACTTCCGGTTCTTATTTCTAAGATCTGAAAGTTCCAATTATTCGAAACAATTAGAGTAAAGCTACAACTATTTGTTTTTTAAAGCATTTTCTAAATAACACAAGTAAGAACTTTCAGTTCCCATTGTTTGCAAACAGGAACTGCCGGTTCCTATTTGAAGTCTTCTTTTTTCAGTTTGTGTTTCTGCATCAGCTTATGAATCTGGCGGGTTGTAATACCTGCCTGTTCTGCAGCCTGATTTATTCTTCCTTTAGTCGCCTGTAGTAGTTCCGTCAGATAAATATATTCAAACTGGTCAATAACATTTTGACGTGCTTCACCAAGAGGGATGGAAATATCTGCCTGCGTATCTAATGTTGCGCTGGAAAGAGCAGAAATTTCGTTGGGAATATTCTCCAGTCGAATAACTTTTTCGGTCTCAAGAATGCAGGCACGCTCAATAATATTTTCGAGTTCACGTACGTTACCCGGCCACGAATACCGTTTAAAAGCAGCAAGTACCTTAGGGTGAAGCCCAACGACATCTTTACCAAGAACGAGGTTGCAGTTTTGAATAAATGTCTTAGCAAAAGATGCCAGATCTTCTTTCCGATCCCGTAAGGGAGGAATAGGGATAGGGAAAACATTCAATCTGTAATACAGGTCCTTACGAAATGTCCCTTTTTCGCATTGAGCCCATAGATCATCATTTGTAGCGGCAATAATGCGAACATCAACAACATGTTCTTTATCGCTGCCTACCCGTTGAATAGTGTGCTCTTGTAGAACATGTAAAAGTTTGACCTGCATTGAAGGGGTAATTGTGCCTATTTCATCTAAAAAAAGGGTTCCCCCTTCTGCCGCGCCAAACTTGCCAATAGTATCCTTTAACGCACCGGTAAATGCGCCGCGTGTATGACCAAATAGTTCACTTTCAATCAAAGAATCAGGAATAGCCCCGCAATGCAAGCTTACGAACGGCTTGTCTTTTCTTGTGCTATGTGAGTGGATAAGCTTTGCAAGAACGCTTTTCCCGATGCCGGTCTCACCTGTCAATAAAACCGTTGTCTTGGTTGCTGCCATCTGCCTGACCATCGAAAACACTTCTCGCATGAGCGGGCTGCTTGTTTTTACAAGCTGCAATGCCGTTTCGTTCCAAAAATCATCATGTAAGTAGCTAAGTTCATTTTTTCTAGCCAGCTCTCGATCAAGACGAGAAAGCACCAAAGTCACTTCAGACTGCATGAGAGGATACGCCAGATAATCAACAGCTCCGGCATTAATACCCTCGATGGCGTATCTGATTTCTGTTGAATTCACCAAAATAACAACATCTGCATTGGGTGCTGAGTTCCAGATGAAATTTAAGCCTTCAGAAATATCTACTTTTCCACCTAACAACAGTCCATGATCGACAAAAACCACATCAACCTGACTGTTAATAACGTCGCCTTTAAGTTCGCTAACTGTACTTAGTGTCACATTAGGCTGCACAACTAAAATACTGCGCTTAAGTATTTCGCTAGCTTCAACATCAGGAGTAATAATTTGATATTGTGACATATTTAATTCCTATTTGAGGAATTTACGAGCTAACAAATACATTGGCAATCAAAAAGAGCTACCCAACCTTATCCTACTCATTAAAAGAGTAATTGTGGCATGTAACAACCAACTCATTGATTTCGTCTTTATGCTGCTCAATCATCTGAAACATGGAGGGAGAAATCGACGGGGCTATTTCATTCCGTATTATGTTAAAAGCCTTATCAATAGACATACCCTTTCGATAAGGGCGTTCTTCCAGTAAAGCGGAGATAACATCTGAGAAAGCTATAATTTTTGCCCCTACATCAAGGCTGGACTCATCCAAGGCATGTGGGTACCCCGTTCCATCACTCTTCTCATGATGCCTTTCCGCCCAAGTCACAATTTCACGGAACCAAGGAGACTGGCTTAGTTCATTAAGAATTTGCCCCGTATAATACGCATGCAACTTCACAAGATTATACTCTTCATCGGAAAGTGGCCCTTTTTTTTCTATCAATTCGGGATCAATACCTATTTTCCCGATGTCGTGCAGGTAGCCGCTCACCAGTAATTTCTTACATCCCTCTTCCGAGAACCCTAAATACTTACCAAGAAAGCTGGATAGATGTGCAACTGTGTAAGAATGCGAGGCGGTAAAGCGACTTCTAAAATCGATTATTCTGGATAGAGTTAGAGCAAAATCAATAATATTATCTATCGTCAGTTCGAAATCCACCGAGACATCAAGTCTGCGAAACAGTTGATCCATCTCCAGATTGTTGATTTCAAACCAAAAAACATCCGCCTTAGAAACCTCATTAAAAGCTTCAAAAACGTCGGGATGAAAAGTCGTTCCCACCTTCGCTCTGATTGTTTCAGTTACGTGTTCTTTTTGATTAAGGATAAAGTTATCTGGGTTGATAAGCACATCCACTCTATCAGCAAGATGGATAATATGACTTTGAAACAACACCTCGCCATCTTGAACATCTAATGAATCTTGATATCGTATATGATGGTGCCTAATAATTTGAGCGATGTTCTCAAATGCATCGAAAGACTCCAGCATACGGTGGCCCATAATACAATGCGGCGTCGGATTAACTACATCTTCCTGCACAAGCAGATCACGTTCCTGAATTGACAATGCGCCAATATCATGAAGTCCTGCTGCAACAACTAGTTCGAACAGGTCCTCATTACTTAACCCCATTTTTTTGGCAATAGCGTATGATGCCACGGCAGTTCGTCTATGGTGCGACTTCAGCAAATAGTTAAAGCTATCAATAGACTTGATTATCGGAACCGCTAGATCTTTCAAAGAGATTCTATCCATGTTTCTTGTCCTTTTAATCTTCCAAGCGATACTCTGTAAGGAAGAAGGCTGCCGTTGACAGACATCTTAAAACTCATCGGTTTCAGTATAGTTGAAATGTTCCATTAGCAGAACGCTATTTCACTTGAATTCTGAATCCTGAATGAGACGCTTTGAACTTCCCCATCTCTCCCGTCCAGACAGGAAAATAGTAAGTATGCGCTCACTCTACTTTGTAGCAAATTAAAAGCTTTAAGTAACACTTTGCGATCTAAGTAATCATCTTAAGGCGCTCTTTTCGGACTTCTCTCGGTACCTCACGGACTTGAAATAGGCATAGCGTAACGCCACTCTCTCCCTTTATTATTTAAACGGATACAGTTTTAAAACTTTTGGGAACTTTAGATAAACACTTAAGTCAACACCTTCATCAATAGCCCACATGACAACCACAGTGAATACTACAAGAACAAGAGCAGCTACAAGCAGCTCAATACGAATTACACCGTATTCTTTCCTAAAAAACTGTTTAATTTTATTAAACATTCGATACCACCGGTGCCTATTGATAATGTTCTTGAGTCACAAATCATAGCCAATTGATATAACTATAGCCTTCCTGACATAACTAGTGAATTAAAACACACCGCTGATGCTATCTCGAATCTTGTGAGTTCCGGACGAGTCATATGCAATAAAAAAACTCCCCACTAAATAGCGGAGAGCTTTTTCATATCGATATTAGGTTCGTAGGCACTTTGGAATTACAGGTCGTTACTTCAGGATATTAAGATGTGTAACAAACACTGTAGCGGGCTGCATTCAAGCGACCATGGAGCATTTTGGAATCAAAAAATGATTGCCAAAGACAAAGAATACAGTCACTTCAATCGAAACAAAAGAATCATAAATAAGCATCATCCCAACTGCGCTGGTATACGCAGAGTTTTAGCTTGCAGACCATTGAGAATAGGATACGTAGTCTCAATCATTTGAAGATAGTTACGCTTTCTCTTGCCGTTCTGTTTCAGGAGTAATATGCACCAGACATCAGGAGCCCAGGACAAGTACCCGTTAGACTAATACCATTGGCATTATTATGCATGAAAGGCACGTTATGAATAAAATTATACTGAACCTTATGTGCTCACTATTTGTTCTCGTCACATTGCCCGACTATGCTCAAAGCAACATCACTAAGCTGGATAATATTAAAGCCCAAAAGGTCTCAGACGTAACGTCTATCAATGTCCGTGAAAAGATAATTCTTGGTGGCGCGGAACAGTGGATATCAATCCAAAGTGAGGATACTTCAAACCCCATCTTATTAATTCTTCACGGCGGCCCTGGTTTTGCCATGATGCCCTTATTCCATATCAGCAATAGCGAACTTGAAAATTACTTCATCGTAGTCAACTGGGATCAAAGAGGGGCGGGAATGTCATACTCATCCAATATTCCCAAAGAGACTATGACTCTCTCACAGCTTCTATCAGATGCACACGAATTAACAGGGTACTTAAGAATACGTTTTAATCGTAAAAAGATATTTATTCTGGGACATTCTTTCGGCACCATTCTGGGTACTTTTTTGATACGTGATTATCCAGAAGATTACTATGCATATGGCGGTATTGGGCAGGTAGTTAACGTTATTGAAAATGAGCAGCTAAGCTATGACTTTGCCTTAGAACAAGCGTATAAAGACAGTAATAGAAAGGCCATTGATGAACTTAACAACATAGGTCGCCCAAATGAAGCAGGTGAATATAGCGACGATTCTGGCTATGATATCACCATGAAATGGGTAGGCTATTATGGCGGTGAACTCTATGGAAAAAGAGATTCCGAAGAAATAGAACGTACTATTCTCAATAGTAAAATGTATGAAAATATACGAGATGATGTCATTAAAGGCTGGTCTTTTTCGCAAGAGTTATTCAATGATAACGCGATTTGGTCTTTTGACTTTCGATTAAGTGTTAATCACGTGGATGTCCCCATGTATTTTTTTACCGGACGCCATGACTACGACACGCCATGTACACTTGTTAAGCAATACTACAACACGTTATCTGCTCCGATAAAAGAGATCATATGGTTTGAAAACTCGTCCCATTTTCCATTTTATGAAGAACCACAAAAATTTAATAAAATGATTATTGAAAAGTTTACCACTCATCCCTTTTAGCCCAATTTGC comes from the Halodesulfovibrio marinisediminis DSM 17456 genome and includes:
- a CDS encoding sigma-54 dependent transcriptional regulator; this encodes MSQYQIITPDVEASEILKRSILVVQPNVTLSTVSELKGDVINSQVDVVFVDHGLLLGGKVDISEGLNFIWNSAPNADVVILVNSTEIRYAIEGINAGAVDYLAYPLMQSEVTLVLSRLDRELARKNELSYLHDDFWNETALQLVKTSSPLMREVFSMVRQMAATKTTVLLTGETGIGKSVLAKLIHSHSTRKDKPFVSLHCGAIPDSLIESELFGHTRGAFTGALKDTIGKFGAAEGGTLFLDEIGTITPSMQVKLLHVLQEHTIQRVGSDKEHVVDVRIIAATNDDLWAQCEKGTFRKDLYYRLNVFPIPIPPLRDRKEDLASFAKTFIQNCNLVLGKDVVGLHPKVLAAFKRYSWPGNVRELENIIERACILETEKVIRLENIPNEISALSSATLDTQADISIPLGEARQNVIDQFEYIYLTELLQATKGRINQAAEQAGITTRQIHKLMQKHKLKKEDFK
- a CDS encoding HD-GYP domain-containing protein; its protein translation is MDRISLKDLAVPIIKSIDSFNYLLKSHHRRTAVASYAIAKKMGLSNEDLFELVVAAGLHDIGALSIQERDLLVQEDVVNPTPHCIMGHRMLESFDAFENIAQIIRHHHIRYQDSLDVQDGEVLFQSHIIHLADRVDVLINPDNFILNQKEHVTETIRAKVGTTFHPDVFEAFNEVSKADVFWFEINNLEMDQLFRRLDVSVDFELTIDNIIDFALTLSRIIDFRSRFTASHSYTVAHLSSFLGKYLGFSEEGCKKLLVSGYLHDIGKIGIDPELIEKKGPLSDEEYNLVKLHAYYTGQILNELSQSPWFREIVTWAERHHEKSDGTGYPHALDESSLDVGAKIIAFSDVISALLEERPYRKGMSIDKAFNIIRNEIAPSISPSMFQMIEQHKDEINELVVTCHNYSFNE
- a CDS encoding alpha/beta fold hydrolase, translating into MNKIILNLMCSLFVLVTLPDYAQSNITKLDNIKAQKVSDVTSINVREKIILGGAEQWISIQSEDTSNPILLILHGGPGFAMMPLFHISNSELENYFIVVNWDQRGAGMSYSSNIPKETMTLSQLLSDAHELTGYLRIRFNRKKIFILGHSFGTILGTFLIRDYPEDYYAYGGIGQVVNVIENEQLSYDFALEQAYKDSNRKAIDELNNIGRPNEAGEYSDDSGYDITMKWVGYYGGELYGKRDSEEIERTILNSKMYENIRDDVIKGWSFSQELFNDNAIWSFDFRLSVNHVDVPMYFFTGRHDYDTPCTLVKQYYNTLSAPIKEIIWFENSSHFPFYEEPQKFNKMIIEKFTTHPF